A window from Sphingopyxis alaskensis RB2256 encodes these proteins:
- a CDS encoding Crp/Fnr family transcriptional regulator, whose amino-acid sequence MTTTAFFAKIRSYAPLSEAAERAWAALLRPRHYAKDEVVIRAGDVPTHYAFVVHGLLCQHYVGAEGDLIIKYFFPENRIAASVSATMLREPSQFTITAVEDSLLLEYDYAAFKALVAAHPDIAAFYIAYLERHWIIEKEPMEIAFRHDDALQRYRDFIRREPDLHKRLKQHHIAAWLGITPESLSRLRRKIAFGRLGNP is encoded by the coding sequence ATGACGACGACGGCTTTCTTCGCCAAGATCCGCAGCTATGCCCCATTGTCGGAAGCGGCCGAACGCGCCTGGGCGGCGTTGCTGCGCCCGCGGCATTATGCGAAGGATGAGGTCGTCATCCGGGCGGGCGACGTGCCGACCCATTATGCCTTTGTCGTCCACGGCCTGCTCTGCCAGCATTATGTCGGCGCCGAAGGTGACCTGATCATCAAATATTTCTTTCCCGAAAACCGCATCGCCGCGTCGGTCAGCGCGACCATGCTGCGCGAGCCCAGCCAGTTCACGATCACCGCGGTCGAGGACAGCCTGCTGCTCGAATATGATTATGCGGCGTTCAAGGCACTCGTCGCCGCGCATCCCGACATCGCCGCCTTTTACATCGCCTATCTCGAACGGCACTGGATCATCGAGAAGGAGCCGATGGAGATTGCCTTTCGGCATGACGATGCGCTGCAACGCTATCGCGATTTCATCCGCCGCGAACCCGATTTGCACAAAAGGTTGAAGCAGCATCACATCGCCGCCTGGCTGGGCATCACACCCGAAAGCCTGAGCCGGTTGCGCCGCAAGATCGCCTTTGGCCGCCTCGGCAATCCCTGA
- a CDS encoding TetR/AcrR family transcriptional regulator, which yields MAAARQAFTRESAGARRAALIEATAACLAESGLAGTNVRAICKKAGVSPGLLRHYFDGIDDLVAATYQATSDRMDAIFAAAVEAAGTDPRARLSAYLTASFRAPVTDPELLGAWTAFWALARSDARMADIHAASYAGYRARLAELLAACGAADAGRLAILLTAMVDGLWLELSLDATSFGAAAAAEMIERALTALLPPGQDR from the coding sequence ATGGCTGCCGCTCGCCAAGCCTTTACGCGCGAAAGCGCCGGCGCCCGCCGCGCCGCCCTGATCGAGGCGACCGCGGCGTGTCTGGCCGAAAGCGGCCTTGCGGGCACCAATGTTCGCGCCATCTGCAAAAAGGCGGGGGTGTCGCCGGGGCTGCTGCGCCATTATTTCGACGGCATCGACGATCTGGTCGCCGCGACCTATCAGGCAACGAGCGACCGGATGGACGCGATTTTCGCCGCCGCGGTCGAGGCGGCGGGCACCGACCCGCGCGCGCGGCTGTCGGCTTACCTCACCGCCAGCTTCCGCGCGCCGGTGACCGATCCCGAGCTGCTGGGCGCATGGACCGCCTTCTGGGCGCTGGCGCGAAGCGACGCGCGCATGGCCGACATCCACGCGGCAAGCTATGCCGGCTATCGCGCGCGGCTGGCCGAACTGCTCGCCGCGTGCGGCGCGGCCGACGCGGGGCGGCTGGCGATCCTGCTCACGGCGATGGTCGACGGCCTGTGGCTCGAACTCTCGCTCGACGCGACCAGCTTCGGCGCCGCCGCGGCGGCCGAGATGATCGAGCGCGCATTGACGGCGCTGCTGCCGCCGGGGCAGGATCGCTAG
- a CDS encoding aromatic ring-hydroxylating oxygenase subunit alpha, with product MAMLRETFDNIDPLDGWSLPAWTYSDPDFYAVEMARIFRPSWQVVCHDSDIANPGDWHSIDYCGESIILVRGTDRIVRAFTNVCRHRGSRLVDGAAGCAKKLVCPYHAWTYELDGRLTGVPDSASYPTLDKGRAGLVGVEAEQWRGFWFVRLDDDGGPSVADMMAPYETTVEPYRFEELGALGRVTLRPRAVNWKNVGDNYSDGLHIPVAHPGLTRLFGKSYGVEARERVDRMWGDLVDRPSANWSERLYQRLLPPIPHLPADRQRHWLYFKLWPNVAFDIYPDQVDFMQWLPTGPTSCLIREISYVLPDAYTGEWRHEMRAARYLNWRINRQVNAEDTALITRVQQGMQSQSFSMGPLSDKEVCLKHFCARMRAIIPEARLEHAPAAGWSNK from the coding sequence ATGGCAATGCTGCGCGAAACCTTCGACAACATCGACCCGCTCGATGGCTGGTCGCTCCCGGCGTGGACCTACAGCGACCCCGATTTCTACGCCGTCGAAATGGCGCGCATCTTCCGCCCCAGCTGGCAGGTCGTCTGCCATGACAGCGACATCGCGAACCCCGGCGACTGGCACAGCATCGACTATTGCGGCGAAAGCATCATCCTTGTGCGCGGAACCGACCGCATCGTGCGCGCCTTCACCAACGTCTGCCGCCACCGCGGCTCGCGCCTCGTCGATGGTGCCGCGGGCTGTGCCAAAAAGCTCGTCTGCCCCTATCACGCCTGGACCTATGAACTCGACGGCCGACTGACGGGCGTTCCTGATTCGGCGAGCTATCCGACGCTCGACAAGGGCAGGGCGGGGCTCGTCGGCGTCGAGGCCGAACAATGGCGCGGCTTCTGGTTCGTCCGGCTCGATGATGACGGCGGGCCGTCGGTCGCCGACATGATGGCGCCCTATGAGACGACGGTTGAGCCGTATCGTTTCGAGGAACTCGGCGCGCTCGGCCGCGTCACGCTTCGCCCGCGCGCGGTCAACTGGAAAAATGTCGGCGACAATTATTCGGACGGCCTTCACATCCCCGTCGCGCATCCGGGCCTGACCCGGCTTTTTGGCAAAAGCTATGGCGTCGAGGCCAGGGAGCGCGTCGATCGCATGTGGGGCGACCTCGTCGACCGGCCGTCGGCGAACTGGTCCGAACGTCTGTACCAGCGGCTGTTGCCGCCGATTCCGCACCTGCCCGCCGACCGCCAGCGCCACTGGCTCTATTTCAAGCTGTGGCCCAATGTCGCCTTCGACATCTATCCCGACCAGGTCGATTTCATGCAGTGGCTGCCGACCGGTCCGACGAGCTGTCTGATCCGCGAAATCTCCTATGTGCTGCCCGACGCCTATACTGGAGAGTGGCGCCACGAAATGCGCGCCGCGCGCTACCTCAACTGGCGCATCAACCGTCAGGTCAATGCCGAGGACACGGCGCTCATCACGCGCGTCCAGCAGGGCATGCAATCGCAGAGCTTCTCGATGGGACCGCTCAGCGACAAGGAAGTCTGCCTCAAACATTTCTGCGCGCGGATGCGCGCCATCATTCCCGAAGCGCGGCTCGAGCACGCGCCTGCCGCCGGTTGGAGCAATAAATGA
- a CDS encoding phytoene desaturase family protein — MTKACDALIIGAGHNGLVCAFYLARAGLKVRIVEARDVVGGAAVTEEFAPGFRNSVASYTVSLLQPKVIADMRLADHGYRVIERPISNFLPQEDGGYLKLGGGLERTQAEFAKFSARDAEVLPAYYDALENVAELLRDLALRVPPNVGEGLRTLLDGARQGRRFAGLSLEQQRDVLDLFTKSARTMLDSWFESEAVKAAFGFDAVVGNYASPDTPGSAYVLLHHVFGEVNSRKGAWGHSVGGMGRITEIMAKVCRDHGVEISLESPVAKVLVDGGKAVGVRLVGGEEIAAARVIANVGPKLLYERLMDAADLPADFQRRISGFKVGSGTFRMNVALSELPRFTCLPEPGEHHQSGIILAPTLDYMDRAFLDAKQYGWSKAPIVEMLIPSTVDDSLAPEGCHVASLFCQQFAPELPAKEDGTLRDWDDEEEAAADCILDTVEKHAPGFRASIVGQTRLSPKGLERKFGLVGGDIMHGNMSLDQLWAARPVLGNGGYRGPVKGLYMCGAGTHPGGGVTGAPGHNAAAVILRDRGLFAPRWR; from the coding sequence ATGACCAAAGCCTGTGACGCCCTGATTATCGGCGCCGGCCACAACGGCCTCGTCTGCGCCTTCTATCTCGCGAGGGCGGGGTTGAAGGTGCGGATCGTCGAGGCGCGCGACGTCGTCGGCGGCGCCGCGGTGACCGAGGAGTTCGCGCCGGGCTTCCGCAACTCGGTCGCGAGCTACACGGTCAGCCTGCTCCAGCCAAAGGTGATCGCCGACATGCGCCTTGCCGATCATGGCTATCGCGTGATCGAACGCCCGATCAGCAATTTCCTGCCGCAGGAGGATGGCGGCTATTTGAAGCTCGGCGGCGGGCTTGAACGCACGCAGGCCGAGTTCGCCAAGTTCAGTGCGCGCGATGCCGAGGTGCTGCCCGCCTATTATGACGCACTCGAAAATGTCGCCGAACTGCTCCGCGACCTCGCACTGCGCGTCCCGCCCAACGTCGGCGAGGGGCTGCGCACCTTGCTCGACGGCGCGCGGCAGGGGCGGCGCTTCGCAGGCCTCAGCCTCGAACAGCAGCGCGACGTGCTCGACCTCTTCACCAAATCGGCGCGCACGATGCTCGACAGCTGGTTCGAAAGCGAAGCGGTCAAGGCCGCCTTCGGCTTCGATGCCGTGGTCGGCAACTACGCCAGCCCGGACACGCCGGGCAGCGCCTATGTCCTTCTGCACCACGTCTTTGGCGAGGTGAACAGCAGGAAGGGCGCGTGGGGGCACAGCGTCGGCGGCATGGGCCGGATTACCGAGATCATGGCGAAGGTTTGCCGCGATCATGGCGTCGAGATCAGCCTCGAAAGTCCGGTCGCGAAAGTGCTGGTTGACGGAGGCAAAGCCGTCGGGGTGAGGCTTGTAGGCGGCGAAGAAATCGCCGCGGCGCGCGTGATCGCCAATGTCGGGCCGAAACTGCTCTACGAACGGCTGATGGACGCCGCCGATCTGCCCGCCGACTTCCAGCGGCGGATCAGCGGCTTCAAGGTCGGAAGCGGAACATTCCGCATGAATGTCGCGCTGTCCGAGCTTCCCCGTTTCACCTGCCTGCCCGAACCCGGCGAGCACCACCAGTCGGGAATCATCCTCGCCCCGACGCTTGATTATATGGACCGCGCCTTCCTCGATGCGAAACAATATGGCTGGTCGAAGGCGCCGATCGTCGAAATGCTGATCCCCTCGACCGTCGACGACAGCCTCGCGCCTGAAGGCTGTCACGTTGCGAGCCTCTTCTGCCAGCAATTCGCGCCTGAATTGCCCGCCAAAGAAGACGGGACTCTCCGCGACTGGGACGATGAGGAGGAAGCTGCCGCCGACTGCATCCTCGACACCGTCGAAAAACACGCGCCGGGTTTCCGCGCGAGTATCGTCGGCCAGACGCGGCTGTCGCCCAAGGGGCTCGAACGCAAGTTCGGCCTCGTCGGCGGCGACATCATGCACGGCAATATGAGCCTTGACCAGCTCTGGGCCGCGCGCCCGGTGCTCGGTAATGGCGGCTATCGCGGGCCGGTGAAGGGGCTGTATATGTGCGGCGCGGGCACGCATCCGGGCGGCGGCGTCACCGGCGCGCCGGGGCATAATGCGGCTGCAGTGATCCTACGCGACCGGGGGCTCTTCGCGCCCCGCTGGCGCTGA
- a CDS encoding amino acid permease, whose amino-acid sequence MSDPANRHERPRRKLGLSMAIALVMGNMIGSGVFLLPASLAPFGWNGVAGWAITIGGALALAFVLARLTALHPDAGGPTGFVERAFGRIPSFMIGWAYWVSVWTANVTLAVAAVSFLSLFVPALGQHTALSTIALIWIVTAINWRGARAAGQFQVVTLLIKLIPLVTVIILIPIAFGRSEPVALTPFPADGLSLAAVSGSAILTLWALLGFESASVAADKVANPAVTIPRATIVGTLATGILYLIVCSAIALMLPAAEVAKSEAPFSLFVETWWGREPALFIGAFAAVSALGTLNGWTLIQAELPATLARQGLLPSWFGRENRHGTPTAALLLSSAIATACVLLNSSKSTSEMFTFMAVLSTSVTLWLYLACAAAALRMRVAIPVALIGLVYAVWTLWGAGIGVSAMSLILMAAGLPLYAWTMLSAPAGREEPPVA is encoded by the coding sequence GTGAGCGATCCCGCAAATCGCCACGAAAGGCCGCGCCGCAAGCTCGGCCTTTCGATGGCGATTGCGCTGGTCATGGGCAATATGATCGGCTCGGGGGTGTTTCTGCTGCCCGCGAGCCTCGCCCCCTTTGGCTGGAACGGTGTCGCGGGCTGGGCGATCACGATAGGCGGCGCGCTCGCACTCGCCTTCGTCCTCGCGCGGTTGACCGCCCTCCACCCCGACGCGGGCGGGCCAACCGGCTTCGTCGAGCGCGCCTTTGGCCGCATCCCCAGTTTCATGATCGGCTGGGCCTATTGGGTGTCGGTGTGGACCGCGAACGTGACGCTCGCGGTCGCGGCGGTGAGCTTCCTCAGCCTGTTCGTGCCGGCACTGGGGCAGCATACGGCGCTGTCGACGATCGCGCTGATCTGGATCGTCACCGCGATCAACTGGCGCGGCGCGCGCGCGGCGGGACAGTTTCAGGTCGTGACCCTGCTCATCAAGCTGATCCCGCTCGTCACCGTCATCATCCTGATCCCCATCGCCTTTGGCCGCAGCGAGCCCGTCGCGCTCACCCCCTTTCCCGCCGACGGGCTGTCGCTCGCGGCCGTCAGCGGGTCGGCGATCCTGACGCTCTGGGCGCTGCTGGGTTTTGAATCGGCGAGCGTCGCCGCCGACAAGGTCGCCAATCCCGCCGTCACCATCCCGCGCGCGACCATCGTCGGCACGCTCGCGACGGGCATCCTCTATCTGATCGTCTGTTCGGCGATCGCGCTGATGCTGCCCGCGGCGGAAGTCGCGAAATCGGAGGCCCCCTTTTCGCTGTTCGTCGAAACCTGGTGGGGCCGCGAGCCTGCGCTGTTCATCGGCGCCTTTGCGGCGGTCAGCGCGCTGGGCACGCTGAACGGCTGGACGCTGATCCAGGCGGAGCTGCCCGCGACGCTCGCACGGCAGGGGTTGCTCCCTTCATGGTTCGGGCGTGAGAACCGCCATGGCACGCCGACCGCGGCACTGCTGCTGTCGAGCGCGATCGCCACCGCCTGCGTCCTCCTCAACAGCAGCAAGTCGACGAGCGAGATGTTCACCTTCATGGCGGTGCTCTCGACCTCGGTGACCCTGTGGCTCTACCTCGCCTGCGCCGCCGCGGCGCTGCGGATGCGCGTCGCGATCCCGGTCGCGCTGATCGGCCTCGTCTATGCCGTCTGGACTTTGTGGGGTGCGGGGATCGGTGTCAGCGCGATGAGCCTCATATTGATGGCCGCAGGGTTGCCGCTCTACGCTTGGACCATGCTGTCAGCGCCAGCGGGGCGCGAAGAGCCCCCGGTCGCGTAG
- a CDS encoding TonB-dependent receptor encodes MRNMSKVLVRRSAMLLGGTILATSGTALAQQANTEGDNDIVVTASKREENLQDVPLAITAIGNERLSELQVKEFQDVVKFLPSVTIQTAAPGFSQVYFRGVASGENANHSASLPTVGTYLDEMPITTIQGALDIHAYDLARVEALAGPQGTLYGASSMAGTIKLVTNRPDPSGTYGSVGLELNSVAHGDVGGVAEGFVNAPLGERAALRLVGWYRHDAGYIDNIAGSRTYPTSDITQDNAALVEKNYNDVDTYGARLALGIDLDDDWTIRPTLMGQVQKTNGSFAQERSTAVSDDLQTVQYNPENSKDRWIQAALTIEGKLGNWDLTVTGGHLRRKTEVESDYSDYAYFYDALYGYGAYFYDNNGDLISPNQYIQGIDRYKKSFVEARVASPADARIRFIGGLFWQRQSHNIEQNYIIDNLTDLFTVTGTDSNIWLTKQLRIDRDYAAFGEISFDITDKLTLTGGGRVYKFDNSLVGFFGYNANFSSRTGEAACFAGPIISGTPCTNLDKRTKDSDFIHKLNLTYKFSDDALVYATWSRGFRPGGINRRGTLPPYGPDTLDNYEFGWKTNWGPVRFNGAIYQEDWTDIQLSFLGLNGLTEIRNAGVARIRGIEIDLGYRRNGFSINAGMSYNDAEIRRDFCRIANDSFDCTLPGSDGADNALLAPKGTSLPVTPKFKGNVVARYEFPVGGMDAHVQFAVNHIGKRRSDLRTFENSLKGFFDAYTTADLSVGVKGDDWKAELFATNLFDENGVINSGVQCLETTCGDPDGISSTGGVFYDTVIRPRLIGIKVSKDF; translated from the coding sequence ATGCGGAATATGTCGAAAGTGCTGGTGCGGCGCAGCGCGATGCTGCTCGGCGGCACCATCCTGGCCACGTCGGGCACGGCGTTGGCGCAGCAAGCAAATACAGAGGGCGACAATGACATCGTCGTCACCGCGTCGAAGCGCGAGGAAAATCTGCAGGACGTGCCGCTGGCGATCACCGCGATCGGCAACGAACGGCTCAGCGAATTGCAGGTCAAGGAGTTTCAGGACGTCGTCAAGTTCCTGCCCTCCGTGACAATCCAGACCGCGGCGCCGGGGTTCAGCCAGGTTTATTTCCGCGGTGTGGCGTCGGGCGAGAATGCCAACCACTCGGCGTCGCTGCCGACGGTCGGCACCTATCTGGACGAAATGCCGATCACGACGATCCAGGGCGCGCTCGACATCCATGCCTATGACCTGGCGCGCGTCGAGGCGCTCGCGGGGCCGCAGGGTACGCTCTACGGCGCCAGCTCGATGGCGGGCACGATCAAGCTCGTCACCAACCGGCCCGACCCCAGCGGCACCTACGGCTCGGTGGGGCTCGAACTCAACAGCGTCGCGCACGGCGACGTCGGCGGCGTCGCCGAAGGCTTCGTCAACGCCCCGCTCGGCGAACGCGCGGCGCTGCGCCTCGTCGGCTGGTATCGCCACGATGCGGGCTATATCGACAATATCGCGGGCAGCCGCACCTATCCGACCAGCGACATCACCCAGGACAATGCCGCGCTGGTCGAAAAGAATTACAACGACGTCGATACCTATGGCGCGCGGCTTGCACTCGGCATCGACCTTGACGACGATTGGACGATCCGCCCCACGCTGATGGGGCAGGTGCAGAAAACCAATGGCAGCTTTGCCCAGGAGCGGTCGACTGCGGTCAGCGACGACCTTCAGACCGTGCAATATAATCCCGAAAACTCGAAGGACCGGTGGATTCAGGCCGCGCTGACGATCGAAGGCAAGCTGGGCAATTGGGATCTGACCGTCACGGGCGGCCACCTGCGCCGGAAAACCGAGGTCGAAAGCGACTATTCGGATTATGCCTATTTCTATGATGCGCTCTACGGCTATGGCGCCTATTTCTATGATAACAACGGCGACCTTATCAGCCCGAATCAATATATCCAGGGCATCGACCGGTACAAAAAGAGCTTTGTCGAGGCGCGCGTCGCCTCCCCGGCCGACGCGCGCATCCGCTTTATCGGCGGACTGTTCTGGCAGCGTCAGTCGCACAATATCGAACAGAATTACATTATCGACAACCTGACGGACCTGTTCACGGTCACGGGCACTGACAGCAATATCTGGCTGACCAAGCAATTGCGTATCGACCGCGACTATGCGGCGTTCGGCGAGATCAGCTTCGACATCACCGACAAATTGACGCTGACCGGCGGCGGCCGCGTGTACAAGTTCGACAACAGCCTGGTCGGCTTCTTCGGCTATAATGCCAATTTCTCCAGCCGAACCGGCGAAGCCGCCTGTTTTGCCGGTCCAATCATTTCCGGGACGCCATGCACCAATCTCGACAAGCGGACGAAGGACAGCGACTTCATCCACAAGCTCAATCTGACCTACAAGTTCAGCGATGACGCGCTTGTCTATGCCACCTGGTCGCGCGGTTTCCGCCCCGGCGGCATCAACCGCCGCGGAACGCTGCCGCCCTATGGCCCCGACACGCTCGACAATTATGAGTTCGGGTGGAAAACGAACTGGGGACCGGTGCGTTTCAATGGCGCCATTTATCAGGAAGACTGGACCGACATCCAGCTTTCCTTCCTCGGTCTCAACGGCCTCACCGAAATCCGCAACGCCGGGGTCGCGCGCATCCGGGGGATCGAAATCGACCTCGGCTATCGCCGGAACGGTTTTTCGATCAACGCGGGCATGAGCTATAATGACGCCGAAATCCGCCGCGATTTCTGCCGCATCGCCAATGACAGCTTCGACTGCACCCTGCCCGGATCGGACGGCGCGGACAATGCGCTCCTCGCGCCAAAGGGCACCAGCCTGCCGGTGACGCCCAAGTTCAAGGGCAATGTCGTCGCGCGTTACGAGTTTCCGGTCGGCGGCATGGACGCGCATGTGCAGTTTGCTGTGAACCATATCGGCAAGCGGCGCAGCGACCTCAGAACCTTTGAGAACAGCCTGAAGGGCTTTTTTGATGCCTATACCACCGCCGACCTCAGCGTCGGCGTCAAGGGCGACGACTGGAAAGCGGAACTGTTCGCGACCAACTTGTTCGACGAAAATGGCGTCATCAACTCGGGCGTCCAGTGTCTGGAGACGACATGCGGCGATCCCGACGGCATCAGCAGCACGGGCGGCGTCTTCTACGACACGGTCATCCGCCCGCGGCTGATCGGAATCAAGGTGAGCAAGGACTTCTGA
- a CDS encoding tetratricopeptide repeat-containing sulfotransferase family protein has product MATVTHDEALAHARRLLNGQPGAALEQARAILAAVPASAAAHRIAAEALRRLGRDGEAADAALAAVGAAVHDEAMIAAALALAENRLPDAEAALRARLKEDPTDVAAIRMLAEVAGRIGRYGDAEKLLTRALELAPGFGAARANLATVLYKQNRYAEAVETLDAVLTDDPDNPAHANLKAAALGRIGGYDEAIALYAELVERFPGHARLWMSYGHMLKTVGRQEDSIAAYRRGLDAEPGLGEIWWSLANLKTIRFDEADRQAMEAALAAAEPAGAERDDDRLHLHFALGKAYDDAGAPDAAFRHYAAGNAIRAGQLGYDAAETSAIVDAAIATCTAGFFADRAGQGDPSGDPVFILGMPRAGSTLIEQILASHSAIEGTMELPDIPALALGLGREAKGEGRHWVAALAEACPDKLADMGAAFLRRTAVQRKTGKPLYIDKLPNNWLYAPLIRLILPNAKIIDARRHPLDCCWSNFRQHFAKGQAFSYRLSDMGAYYRDYVRLMAHLDAVQPGRVHRVIHEALLSDPETEVRAMLAFLGQPFEEGCMAFHTNARAVRTASSEQVRRPINRDGVDQWRPYAEWLGPLEEALGPVLDAYPEVPAGLI; this is encoded by the coding sequence TTGGCGACGGTCACCCATGACGAGGCGCTCGCCCACGCCCGCCGGCTGCTGAACGGCCAGCCGGGCGCCGCGCTCGAACAGGCGCGCGCGATCCTCGCGGCGGTTCCGGCATCGGCCGCGGCGCACCGGATCGCGGCGGAGGCGCTGCGCCGGCTCGGCCGCGACGGCGAAGCCGCCGACGCCGCGCTCGCGGCGGTCGGCGCGGCGGTGCATGACGAGGCGATGATCGCCGCGGCGCTCGCGCTCGCCGAAAACCGCCTGCCCGATGCCGAGGCGGCGCTGCGCGCGCGGCTGAAAGAAGACCCGACTGACGTCGCCGCGATCCGGATGCTCGCCGAGGTTGCGGGACGGATCGGCCGTTATGGCGACGCCGAAAAGCTGCTGACGCGCGCGCTGGAGCTGGCTCCCGGTTTCGGCGCGGCGCGCGCCAATCTGGCCACCGTGCTCTACAAGCAGAACCGCTATGCCGAGGCGGTCGAAACGCTCGATGCGGTGCTGACCGACGACCCCGACAATCCCGCGCACGCGAACCTCAAGGCCGCCGCGCTGGGCCGGATCGGTGGCTATGACGAAGCGATCGCGCTCTATGCCGAGCTGGTCGAGCGCTTCCCCGGCCACGCCAGGCTGTGGATGAGCTATGGCCATATGCTCAAGACCGTCGGACGGCAGGAGGACAGCATCGCCGCCTATCGCCGCGGCCTCGATGCCGAGCCGGGGCTGGGCGAAATCTGGTGGAGCCTCGCCAACCTCAAGACGATCCGCTTTGACGAAGCCGACCGGCAGGCGATGGAAGCCGCGCTCGCCGCCGCCGAACCGGCGGGGGCGGAGCGCGACGACGACCGGCTGCACCTGCATTTCGCGCTGGGCAAGGCGTATGACGATGCGGGCGCGCCCGACGCGGCCTTTCGCCATTATGCCGCCGGCAATGCGATCCGCGCGGGTCAGCTCGGCTATGACGCCGCCGAGACGAGCGCGATCGTCGATGCCGCGATCGCGACCTGCACCGCCGGTTTCTTTGCCGACCGCGCCGGACAGGGCGACCCCAGCGGCGATCCCGTCTTCATTCTGGGGATGCCGCGCGCGGGATCGACCTTGATCGAACAGATTCTCGCAAGCCATTCGGCGATCGAGGGGACGATGGAGCTGCCCGATATCCCCGCGCTCGCGCTCGGCCTGGGCCGCGAGGCAAAGGGCGAAGGTCGCCACTGGGTCGCGGCGCTCGCCGAGGCCTGCCCCGACAAGCTCGCCGATATGGGCGCCGCCTTCCTGCGCCGCACCGCGGTGCAGCGCAAGACCGGCAAGCCGCTCTATATCGACAAGCTGCCCAACAACTGGCTCTATGCGCCGCTGATCCGGCTGATCCTGCCCAACGCCAAGATCATCGACGCGCGGCGTCACCCGCTCGATTGCTGCTGGTCGAACTTTCGCCAGCATTTCGCCAAGGGACAGGCGTTCAGCTATCGTCTGTCCGACATGGGCGCCTATTATCGCGATTATGTGCGGCTGATGGCACATCTCGACGCGGTGCAGCCGGGGCGCGTCCACCGCGTCATCCACGAAGCGCTATTGAGCGATCCCGAGACCGAAGTGCGCGCGATGCTCGCCTTCCTCGGCCAGCCCTTCGAGGAGGGCTGCATGGCGTTCCACACCAATGCGCGCGCGGTGCGCACGGCATCGAGCGAACAGGTGCGCCGCCCGATCAACCGCGACGGCGTCGACCAATGGCGGCCCTATGCCGAGTGGCTGGGACCGCTCGAGGAGGCGCTGGGACCGGTGCTCGACGCCTATCCGGAGGTTCCCGCGGGGTTGATATAG